CAGCTTACGGATTCTCAAATTCAATTTCTTGAAATGGAAATTGATAAATATGATTCCCCCCTGCCTGAGTTAAAACAGTTTATTCTACCCTCAGGAGGGCTTTTTTCTAATTATTACCATGTGGCTCGCACTTTTTGTCGACGCTCAGAAAGAAGAACTGCCGAAATTTTTTCATCTGCACCCCATGCAGAATTAATTCATAAGTCTTTGATTTATTTAAACCGCTTGAGTGATCTCTTCTTTGTTTTGGCTCGGTGGAATAATTGGAATGAAAATATAGAAGACGCTCTTTGGGATAAAACAAAATGAATTTAGAAGTTGCCCAACCCCAAAACAATGAAGAGCTTTTAGAGTTCTATCGTAGCTTTCCACTAGACGGTCTTATCCATTTGCGATTAGATCGAAGTCAGGATTTCTTTAAATACTATGGACTTCAGTCAGATCAATACTTGACCTATATTCTTAGATCCTCAAATAGAATCATGGGCGTGGTGAGCTTTATCATTGATCATGTAGTCATTGAAGGAAAATTAACCACCATAGCCTGGGCCAGAGACTTAAGAATTGCCCATGACCGTATGGCTATCCTTGGCTGGGCCGAACACACCCAATTTGTTTTTGAAGAGATTAAAAAAATATTCAAAGTAGAACACTTTTTCTCGACCCTGAATCTTTCCGAAGAAAAACCACTCAATACTTTTATTCGTCCTAGATCGCAAAAAAGAGCCCTACCTAAATACCATCTCTATCGTAAGTTTCAGCTTGTTAGTGCCCATGGATTTTATCCTTGGGCTCGCCAAACTTGGCCTCAACTTAAAATCCGCAGAGGCAACGAGAAAAATCAAGATGCCCTTTTAGAATATCTTGTAAAATCTTCTCAAAATTATTCCTTTCATTCGGCGGTTAGCAAGGATTTATTACTTGAAAAATTAGATCGCTGGATTGGCTTTGATTGGAATGATTTTATTATTGCCTATGATCGAAAAGACAATATTGTGGGAACCCTTTCAAGTTGGTCTTCCGCAGGAATACAGGATTTTATTCCCTTAAGATATTCCTTTCGGGCCCATAACTTCAGACAATTTTTAAAATTCGCCCATCTCCTTGGGTGGTCCCGAACCTTAACAAAGCCTTACCATCGTATCAAAATTGAATCTTCTTTAAACTTTAGATTGCTAAATTATATCCGAGTCGATCATCCTGATGTTTTTTCAAGTTTAATGACCAGTGCCTATCACGAGTCTAAAGAAAATGAATTTTTACTTTTTTTTCGGGATCAAAAGAATATCCAATTAAAAGCCCCACGGGGTTGGATATCCGCAGAACAAACCTACGGATTATTCTGTCCTGTTTTACCTAACGAACAAACACCCGATTTTCTTCACCCTAAATATGACGGTTTTGCTGATATTGAAACCACTCGGATCATTTAGTGAAAACGTAATTGAAAAAACTTTTCGAACAACCTCTCAGAAATTTTCAAGAGCCTGTCCCCAAAAGGTCCTATACAAGCCGGTAATTTATTATTTTCTCTACGTCAGGCTTACATGTTCCACAGGCTGTGGAACTTCCTGTCCAAAGGGAAACTAAATCACTCGAATGGGCCCCGTTAAGAATTGCCTCATCGATGGTTTGCGTGCTGACATGACGGCAATGACAAAGCTCTTCATCCTTATAGGGATAATCCCATTTTCCTTGAAGCTTAAGAATCATTTCTCGAATTAAGATTTCAGAATGATTATTTCCCTTAGGGATTGGCCAAGTTGAAATGTCCACACCAAAATTTTTTTTAAATAAATTCATTAACGCCGTAAATTCATGACAAGCCTTAAATACAACATGTGTTTTATCATCTTTTTTTTCAATTTGAATAAAATCCCGGCCCGGGATATTAATAGTCATATTGCCTAATTGTTCTATGCTCATAGTCTCGCAGTATAACACAAGGAATGTTAAATGAAACAACCTCTAGACCTTGATATAGTCGTGATTTCTTGGTTACCTAGTTTATATTCAAATACCCGATTTATTGCAGAGGGCAATAAGAATAATTTAAAAATAAAAATTCTTTCTCCCTTTGAAATCACTTTAGAACATTCCAAGAAATATTCTCAGATTCCTCATATTTTAAGAATTGGCGATTTCCGTTATCACGAAACCATCTCTCATTTACAACAGTTTGATCTGAACTATATCAACAACATTTTAAGCTTTACGAAATACCGAAATAAAATGACTACCTATAAAATATGGTCAAAAGAACAAATACCGTTTCCTGAAACCTATACTCTTTCTTTTTCTACAAATGAAATACTCAATAGCCAACTTGAAACTATAGACGAGATCAAAAAAAATAATATTTCGTTATTATATGGAAAAATTCAAAATTTATTTATTCATAGTAAAAACAATTCCAAACCCATTGAATTTAAAGCGTCCCGGGGATCTGAACCCTTTGTTCTCAAGCACCCCTATGGCTTGAAGGGAAAAAATGTTCATTTAATTAAAACTCCGTCAGAACTAGAAACCTATTCTCAAAATGCAGACTACCTTATCCTACAAAAATACCATCCTGAATGCTATGGAGTTGATTACAGAACTTTCCTGATTCAAGATCAGATTTTTACCATCCAAAGAACAAATCCAAATGATTTTAGAAGTAATCTCTCTTTGGGAGCTACTGCAAAAGCCTTTCAACTGAGCTCCTCAGAGATCAATCAATGTAAAAATATTTTCAAGCTTTCTGGTCTTTGTTACGCTGGTATTGACATGATCCAAACCAATGAAGGGGCAAAGTTTTTAGAAATCAATGTAAGTCCAGGATTTGAGGGAATTGAAAAAAACTATGGCGTTAACATCGCAAAACTTATTTTTTCAAACACGCTCTAAAACAGGGGTTACGCCTATGCGTCAAATCGAGGCCGCAGGAGGGCGGCGACAGAGGCTTGGCAAAGCCAAGTCGCAGGGAGTCCTACCGACGAGAACGAAGAGTTGAGGCATAGGCGTAACCCCTGGCTCTAATACTCTTTACCCTCTTCCTTTGCAACGGCATAGATACCACCAATTTGAGATTTTTTATTAAATGTTTGTTCATCAACACAAAGTATTTCGATGGGATGAATTATCGTTGGCCGAGGGATATTATATAACTTTCGTCTTGCTAAATCTGCCTCTTGTGGAGTCTTATAAATGGCCACCACATCAATATCTGACTGTGCATCAAAACTTTCTTTTAAAATGGATCCAAAAACAATCGTTTTTATTGGTGTTGTCTCATTTTTAATAAAATTAACAGTCGTTGAAATTAATTTTTGTTTTTCTTCAATTGAAATTTTTGGTAACTTAAGACGTCCCAAGTTCCTCATTCAATCATTTCCTGCCGAGCCCATTTTAATACGTTTTCAGCAGCAGAAAGAGCATTCACCACATCATTTTCATCTATGATGTAATTCCCCTCTTCATATCTTTTTATGGTAGCAAAGGGAGTTAAATCATGAAGTGAATAGCCACCAGGAGGCATCTCTGTAGAATCAAATCTTTGTATCAAAGAATACAAATCATGAGTAAACGGAATTGGCCTTCCTTTATAACAAAGGACTGCTTTTAAACTTTTCTCAACAACTTGTTCAATATGAAACAGAACCGTTTCTTTTCGAACTTCTTTGCTCTGACTTAATAGTTTACTGGTAATCAAG
The DNA window shown above is from Deltaproteobacteria bacterium and carries:
- a CDS encoding HEPN domain-containing protein codes for the protein MGPNEKIFKKDYSKELLLIAENDLITSKLLSQSKEVRKETVLFHIEQVVEKSLKAVLCYKGRPIPFTHDLYSLIQRFDSTEMPPGGYSLHDLTPFATIKRYEEGNYIIDENDVVNALSAAENVLKWARQEMIE
- a CDS encoding cob(I)yrinic acid a,c-diamide adenosyltransferase, translated to MSEEFKKSRIYTKKGDQGKTFLVSGSCVEKFNVRVEAYGTIDELNSQLGLLRFHLKSLPKTSNLRFPEGPKQQDILLEKIQNHLFCIGSLLACEDLQIQKNLPQLTDSQIQFLEMEIDKYDSPLPELKQFILPSGGLFSNYYHVARTFCRRSERRTAEIFSSAPHAELIHKSLIYLNRLSDLFFVLARWNNWNENIEDALWDKTK
- a CDS encoding nucleotidyltransferase domain-containing protein, translated to MRNLGRLKLPKISIEEKQKLISTTVNFIKNETTPIKTIVFGSILKESFDAQSDIDVVAIYKTPQEADLARRKLYNIPRPTIIHPIEILCVDEQTFNKKSQIGGIYAVAKEEGKEY
- a CDS encoding (2Fe-2S)-binding protein, encoding MTINIPGRDFIQIEKKDDKTHVVFKACHEFTALMNLFKKNFGVDISTWPIPKGNNHSEILIREMILKLQGKWDYPYKDEELCHCRHVSTQTIDEAILNGAHSSDLVSLWTGSSTACGTCKPDVEKIINYRLV